Proteins encoded by one window of Polyodon spathula isolate WHYD16114869_AA chromosome 16, ASM1765450v1, whole genome shotgun sequence:
- the wnt4 gene encoding protein Wnt-4a: protein MCKMTSEYLLRSLLLLILALFSANASNWLYLAKLSSVGSISEEETCEKLKGLIQRQVQICKRNVEVMDSVRRGAQLAIDECQYQFRNRRWNCSTLDTLPVFGKVVTQGTREAAFVYAISSAGVAFAVTRACSSGELEKCGCDRTVHGVSPEGFQWSGCSDNIAYGVAFSQSFVDVRERSKGSSSSRALMNLHNNEAGRKAILSNMRVECKCHGVSGSCEVKTCWKAMPPFRKVGNVLKEKFDGATEVEQKKIGSTKVLVPKNSQFKPHTDDDLVYLDPSPDFCDHDLKSGLLGTAGRQCNKTSKAIDGCELMCCGRGFHTEEVEVVDRCSCKFHWCCYVKCKQCRKVVEMHTCR from the exons ATGTGCAAGATGACATCGGAGTACTTGCTCAGGTCACTTCTGCTTCTCATTCTAGCGCTGTTCTCCGCTAATGCCAGCAACTGGtt GTACCTGGCCAAGCTGTCGTCGGTGGGCAGCATCTCGGAGGAGGAGACCTGTGAGAAGCTGAAGGGTCTGATCCAGCGGCAGGTTCAGATCTGCAAGCGCAACGTGGAGGTGATGGACTCGGTGCGGCGCGGAGCCCAGCTCGCTATCGACGAGTGCCAGTACCAGTTCCGCAACCGGCGCTGGAACTGCTCCACCCTGGACACGCTGCCCGTCTTCGGGAAGGTTGTCACGCAGG GCACGCGGGAGGCTGCCTTCGTGTACGCCATCTCCTCAGCAGGTGTGGCGTTTGCTGTGACCAGGGCCTGCAGCAGCGGAGAGCTGGAGAAGTGCGGCTGTGACCGGACTGTGCACGGAGTTAGTCCTGAAG GTTTCCAGTGGTCAGGCTGCTCTGATAACATCGCCTACGGAGTGGCGTTCTCTCAGTCCTTCGTGGACGTCAGGGAGAGGAGCAAAGGATCGTCTTCCAGCCGGGCGCTGATGAACCTTCACAACAACGAGGCCGGAAGGAAG GCCATCTTAAGCAACATGCGCGTGGAGTGCAAGTGCCATGGCGTGTCAGGGTCCTGCGAGGTGAAGACCTGCTGGAAGGCCATGCCACCGTTCAGGAAGGTGGGGAACGTCCTGAAGGAGAAGTTCGACGGGGCCACCGAGGTGGAGCAGAAGAAGATCGGCTCCACCAAGGTCCTGGTGCCCAAGAACTCGCAGTTCAAGCCGCACACCGATGACGACCTGGTCTACCTGGACCCCAGCCCAGACTTCTGCGATCACGACCTGAAGAGCGGATTGCTGGGCACGGCCGGGAGGCAGTGCAACAAGACCTCCAAGGCCATTGACGGCTGTGAGCTGATGTGCTGCGGCCGGGGCTTCCACAcggaggaggtggaggtggtggacaGGTGCAGCTGCAAGTTCCACTGGTGCTGCTACGTCAAGTGTAAGCAGTGCCGGAAAGTGGTGGAGATGCACACGTGTCGGTGA